One Flavobacterium sp. 90 DNA segment encodes these proteins:
- the mce gene encoding methylmalonyl-CoA epimerase, giving the protein MVNKIEHIGIAVKNMDDANVLFEKLLGVPSYKEEKVESEGVLTSFFQTGTNKIELLMATSPESPIAKFLEKKGEGIHHIAFDVTDIYSEIERLKNEGFVLINEVPKKGADNKLVVFLHPKNTNGVLVELCQEIQ; this is encoded by the coding sequence ATGGTAAATAAAATAGAGCATATAGGAATTGCAGTAAAAAACATGGACGATGCAAATGTATTGTTCGAAAAGCTTTTGGGCGTTCCATCTTATAAAGAAGAGAAAGTGGAAAGTGAAGGTGTTTTGACTTCTTTTTTTCAAACAGGGACAAATAAAATTGAACTTTTGATGGCCACAAGTCCTGAAAGTCCAATTGCTAAGTTTTTAGAAAAAAAAGGAGAAGGTATTCATCACATCGCTTTTGATGTAACTGATATTTATTCAGAAATTGAACGATTGAAAAACGAAGGTTTTGTATTGATTAATGAAGTGCCAAAAAAAGGAGCAGATAATAAATTGGTTGTTTTTTTACATCCAAAAAACACAAATGGGGTCTTAGTTGAGCTTTGTCAGGAAATTCAGTAA